CGAGTGAGTGGACGAAAGCTGGCCGCGAATGGACATAATGAAGGCGAGTGGACAAACAATGAAGCGAACGGACAAAATAAGGTTATGGGTGGACAAAACAATCGAGTGAGCGGACGAAAACTGGCCGTGAACGGACATAATGAAGGTGAGTGGATAAAACAACGAAGCGAACGGACAAAATAAGGTTATGGGTGGACAAAACAATCGAGTGAGTGGACGAAAGCTGGCTACGAACGGACATAATGAAGGCGAGTGGATAAAACAATGAAGCGAACAGACAAAATAAGGTTATAGGTGGACAAAACAATCGAGTGAGCGGACGAAAGCAGGCCGCGAATGGACATAATGAAGGCGAGTGGACAAAACTATAATTCAAACTGAAAAAAATACATCATTATATACAACAGAATCACCCGAAACCTTGATTCGGGCGGATACAGAATTCATTGGATCACTTAGAGCGAGCTTTTGATCACTTAACAATACATTTTGGGCAGATAATGCAGCCTTTTGATCACTAAGCTAACTTTTGGGCGGATAATAAACTAATATGATCACATAACCCGACAATTGGAGCGGATAACCCGAAGTTTATGTGCACACCTTTCATCAGAATCAGATTAAATAGACTGACAATCTATTCAATCATACGTACCCAATAATTAGAGCTTATAAAGAGCTAATATGATCACATAACCCGACAATTGGAGCGGATAACCCGAAGTTTATGTGCACACCTTTCATCAGAATCAGATTAAATAGACTGACAATCTATTCAATCATACGTACCCAATGATTGGGGCTTATAACGAGCTAACCCGACAATTGGAGCGGATAACCCGAAGTTTATGTGCACACCTTTCATCAGAATCAGATAAAACTGACTGACAATCTATTCAATCCCACGTACCCAATGATTTGAGCTTATAACGAGTTAATTTGATCACATAACCCGACAATTGGAGCGGCTAACCCGAAGTTTATGTGCAAAACTGTATCAGAAGCAGCTTCAATCCAATCGCATAACTGAAGATTCATCGAGCACAAACAGTTTCAATCAACCGGCAATCTATTCACAAAATCTGAAGCTTTATAGCTGATACACTATCAAGCACCCAAACCACATTTAACCTACTACCACCCCAACAAAAAAACTAACAGACACAAAAAAATATCCCCTACACTCAAACCCCTTCATAACGCATCAATTTTCCAAAAAAAGCAAACCTTAATTCCCACATTCACAGGATTTACCTATGCTGAAAGAACACGGCAACCAAATTAAGGATGTAATTATTATTTGAATATGATAAAATATTCTAGATAAAGATATAGAAAAGTTAGAAAAATGTTGGAATTGGCGGGAAGGAGATCTATAGTATATGTTTTCTAAAGATATAGGTATCGATTTAGGAACTGCAAATGTACTCATTTACGTTAAAGGAAAAGGAATTGTATTAAATGAGCCGTCTGTAGTTGCAATAGACAAAAATACAAACCGTGTGCTAGCTGTTGGTGAAGAAGCTCGACAAATGGTGGGCCGTACACCCGGTAACATCGTAGCAATTCGTCCTTTAAAGGATGGCGTAATTGCTGATTTTGATGTGACTGAAGCAATGCTAAAGCACTTTTTAACTAAATTAAACGTAAAAGGCTTTCTATCAAAACCACGTATCCTAATATGCTGTCCAACAAACATTACAAGCGTAGAGCAGAAAGCAATTCGAGAAGCTGCTGAAAAATCAGGTGGTAAAAAAGTCTATTTAGAAGAAGAACCAAAAGTTGCTGCAATTGGAGCTGGCATGGATATTTATCAGCCAAGTGGAAACATGGTTATTGATATCGGTGGCGGTACAACTGACATAGCAGTACTTTCAATGGGCGATATTGTAACAAGTGAATCCATTAAAGTAGCTGGAGACGTTTTTGATAACGATATACTGCAATACATAAAAAAACAATACAAACTATTAATCGGAGAACGTACAGCAGAGCAAATAAAAATGACGATTGGTACAGTATTTCCTGGTGGAAGAAACGACGAAATGGAAATTCGTGGTCGCGACCTGATAACAGGCTTACCGCGTACGATTACAATTAATTCAATTGAAATTGAAAAGGCACTGCACGAGTCTGTTTATTTGATTGTACAAGCTGCTAAAAATGTTTTAGAAAGAACTCCGCCAGAATTATCTGCAGATATTATTGACCGTGGTATTATAATAACTGGTGGCGGTGGCCTCCTACATGGAATGGATCAATTATTAATTGAAGAATTAAAAGTACCGGTAATAATTGCCGAAAAACCGATGGACTGTGTTGCGATTGGAACTGGTATAATGTTAAATAACATCGACCGTGCAACGGCGAAATTTTAATTAGGACAATCATTAGCAACCGATCATTGATTAAATTAAATAAATATCACTTTTTTAATAAATTTAGAAACCGTAAAAGAGGTGAGCAACATTGTTTAAAGGATTTTATACTGTAGCTTCTGGGATGATCGCACAACAGAGAAAAACAGAAATCATTACAAACAACATGGCGAATGCGAACACACCTGGATATAAAGCAGACCAATCGACTATTCGATCTTTTCCTGATATGTTGATTTCTGCTATCGGAAATACCAACATTCCGACAGAAAAGAATTTAAACTTCCAAAATGCACAGGAAATTGGCGGATTAAATACGGGTGTTTATTTACAAGAAACGCTTGCTAATTATGGGCAAGGTTCACTAATGCAAACGAACTTAACAACGGACGTGGCATTAATCGATGGTACTTTACCAATTGATGAGGAGTCTGGGAACCAAGGGGCGATTTTCTTCCGACTGGAACATCCAAATGGTGGGGAAGCTTATACTCGTAATGGGAACTTTACATTAGATGGACAAGGTTATCTTGTAAATGGTAACGGTTATTATGTTTTATCTAATGAAGGTGAACGTATCTATTTGCCAAATGATGATTTCCAAGTTGCTGAGGACGGTACAATCACATTCGCAGATGTAAATGTTGCACAAATTGGTGTATCATTTAGCGCTAACCCGGATGTCTTAGTGAAACAAGATAACGGTTTGTTCCGCACAATAGATGGAGCTCTATTACCTTCAGCTTATATTCAAGAAGGTGTCGCATTTGGGCTTAAACAAAGCTATTTAGAAGGTTCTAATGTAGATGCAGCCAGATCTATGACAGATCTTTTAACAGCTTATCGTGCATTTGAAGCGAATCAAAAAGTACTACAAGCTTATGATCAAAGCATGCAAAAGGCTGTTAATGAAATCGGTAAAGTTTAAGGAATCGTAATATTAACATAAATGGGAGGGCGCAAAACAAAAACGCCTTGTCCTATATAATACAAAAAAGGTACTCGCAAAATTAAAATCTTGGAAACCATTTAAAGGAGGGCTCAGAATGCTTCGAACAATGATTACAGCAACGAATACACTTACACAATTGCAACAGCAAATGGATACGATCAGTAACAATCTTGCGAATAGCAGTACAACGGGGTATAAGACAAAAGAAGCACAGTTTTCAGAGCTTCTTTATCAACAATACAATAATGACGAGTTAGATAGAACGTTACGTCAATCACCAGTAGGAATCCGCTATGGTGTTGGTGCAAAAATTAGTCAAATTCAAACAAACCATAGTCAAGGAAACCTTCAAATGACGGATCGTGATTTAGACCTTGCATTCACAAAAGAAAAGCAGTATTTTAATATCTTAATGCCTGAGGGAGATAATGGGACAAACCTAGTTTATTCTCGTCAAGGCGACTTTTACGTTTCACCAGTTGCAAATGGCCAAGTGATGTTAGTGAATTCTGATGGATATGCAGTTGCAGATTCTGATGGTAACCCAATCGTTTTCCAAGACCAGTTCCAAAACTTCACATTAACAGAGGACGGTCTTTTAGGTGTTAGCTATCCTAATGGTCAAACAGCTACTTTCGAATTAGGTATTACAGAAATTCAAAAGCCACAAGTAATGGAACATGTTTCAGATACATACATTGATTTACCTGAAAACTTTGCTGAGCTAGGGCTTGAGGAACAAGAAGTATTAGTTGATATGCTTGGTGCAAATCGTGTGAATATCGGTGTTCAAAACGGTGCTTTAGAGCAATCAAACGTCAACCTTTCAAAGGAAATGACAGATTTAATAACTGCACAACGTTCTTACCAATTTAATTCACGTGCAATAACGATTGCTGACCAAATGTTAGGGCTTATCAATGGGATTCGATAAACTATAATTCATTGATAGATAACATGTCTAATAGTTATAAAAATCGTTGATAATAACAATAAAAAACAATTCTTGCATCACATGGTGTCAAACTCCTGACGCCATGTGATATGGTATTCTAAAGGAGTAAAAAAATGACAAACGAATTAAAAAATGAACAACGTATGTCTCAAAATAGTCGGACAGAACGTACCCGAAAAGCTAAAGCCGAGCACAAAAAGAAAAAGGTAAAAAAAGAAAAGAAACAGCCGGAATCGACTAAAGAAATATTTCTTTCTCGTTTAGCCTCAACTGGTATCAAGCTACTTATTTTTTTCATTATCATTATTTTCGTAGCAATTATCGGCTTAATGATTGGATTTGGCGTAATCGGTGAAGGCAATCCGGTCGATGCATTAAAATGGGAAACATGGCAACACATATTAGACATCATCAATGGGAAAGAATAATCTACTCTCGAATTTCTGATACGTTTCAAGTTTCGAAACGTGGGTTAATTAGGGATATTATTTTTTTCCAATTTTTATTGTCCAACATTTTTTATGGATAATTATAGGGTGCAGAAATTTGTCAAATTCATTCACTATTAGTTATGATTATCTTCTAATCACTAAATAAATGGTTCCAAATTTTAATCCGTTTGTTTTAACATAGAGAACTACACAATGATACATAATGAAAAGTTAGATTTAGGGGGAAATTACATGTTAAATGCAGAACAAATTCAATCCATTTTGCCACATCGTTATCCATTTTTATTAGTGGATCGCATTCTTGAATTGGAAGAAGGGAAACGTGCAGTTGGAATTAAGAATGTTTCCATTAATGAAGACTTCTTTAACGGACATTTCCCAGGATATCCTGTAATGCCTGGTGTTTTAATCATTGAGGCATTAGCGCAAGTTGGAGGAGTGGCACTTTTAAATTCCGAGCAATTTAAAGGAAGACTAGCATTTTTAACAGGCATTGATAATGCACGTTTCAAACGTCAAGTTGTTCCTGGTGATCAACTAAGATTAGAGGTTGAATTTGTTCGCATGCGTGGTGCGATGGGAAAAGGACATGCAATTGCAACAGTTGAAGGGGAAATTGCTTGCGAAGCGGATATTTTATTTGCCATTGGACCTGCTCAACCTAAGGAATAAAATTCGAATTCAAGTTAAATAAATTTTACTTTTATTTAGGAATGAATAAAGGAACGTTTAGGAGAAAATAAGCCTATATCCAGTATTGCATGGCTTTAGGGCTAAATTTTCCCTGAATTAACAATTATTTGGATAAAATTTAGAAAAATGGTAATATGTTTGAATTTTGTCGAAATAAAAGATACAATTAAGTGGTTGAATTTACTAATTAGTAAACGTGGTTTGAGTTGCTTTTATAATCGTAGGAGGTTTTAATTTAATGTATAAAGATCTGTCATCGGGCGTTAAAATCAGTATTACACGTTCGATCACTACATCGTTTGAATCATATTTGGCAAGTATCGGTTGGGACGAAGATAAATTCTCCATGGAAGATTTTGTCCAATATTGGCAAACATATTTTACAGAAAATGCTGCTTGGTTTGAAAAAATTCCTCATGAAGTATTAGTAAGTACAGAATTTCATGAAGAAGTAGCGAAAAAAATTGATGATGTCATCGGTAAAATTTTAAGCGAAGAACCAACTAAAAAACAAATTGATTCCATTGAAAAAATGCAAAAACAACTTGGAACGAACTATACTTATGGTTGTAAAGCAGAGGCCGCATACGTGGAACAGCTATTAAAGGATCAATTAAATCAATAAGAAATATGTATTTAATTTAATCTGGAAAGTAATTTTTCAATTTATGATGATTAATTATTGGAAAGTTGAATTAAATTAGTCAAGGATAGTTCCCACATTCCCGGGTAATCTATGAATAGTCACATCGCATGTATGTGGTGTGTAGTAGAAAATCTAGGAAGGAGGGAGCTTTTTATATGAAAAAGTCGTTTTACGCATTCGTTCTTGGTTCAGCTCTTTTAGTGGGGTGTAACACAGGTGAAGATGCTGCCAATGATACAAACAATCCGGTAGAGGACCTTGGTGATGATATTCAAGAGGGTGCTCAAGATGTTGAGGAAGGTATCAACGATGCATTGGATGATAACGATACTGAAGTCAATGATGGTAACGGAGTTGACGTAAATCCAGAAACAAACGATGCTGATACTAATGGTGGCACACTTGAAAATGGTACAAACGGAACAACTGGTACAAACGGAACAACTGGTACAAATGGAACAAACGGAACAACAAATGGTGCCAACGACACTGACGGAACACAAAATAGTAATGGTGCTGGTCAAAACGGTACATCTGGAACAGTAAATAACAATGATGAGCGTATTGACAACAATGAATAAGATCTTATAGAAGATGGTGGCCATATTGTTGACCAAGATAGTAATTTGCACATACATTTAGTGCAGAAATGTGTTTGCATATATAAAAATATCCGCGTACTACTTGAATAGCGCACGACAGGATACAAAAATCAGAAACGCACGGCTAGATTCATCTAGTATCGCGTTTCTGATTTTCTTTTAAGTACGAAAAATCATCTGGAAGTATGTATTAAAACCTCTAATTAGCTCTCCTTCAATCTCGGACGTTCACGTAATCCTTTTTCAAATTGTTTTAATAGCTCGTCTTTCGCAAGGTCTTTTTCTAACAACTTCTTTAATAATTGTTCCGCGTATTTTATTCGAACTTGCTTCACTGTACCTTTCATCAATACTGACGCCTTTTCCCCAATTTCTTTGATCTCACTCACGACTACAGAAAAGGGCGCAGGTTCATTCTCTGGAAATGAAATAACCACATTCGCATCAAACACTTCCCTAGAAGTTTGTAATTCCCGGAACGAGGCGATATGTTCTTTTGAAATAAAAATTTCTAAAATCCATGATTTATAACTATTTTCTTGATTGATTACAATACCGTCAATCAAAGGAAAATTAAGTTCTTCATCATCTTTGATCAAATCAAAAGAGAGCATTTTAAATGTCTTCATTAGTCATTCCTCCACATTTATTAGTTAATTTCAGTATAACATAGAAAATTGCGAAACTTATTAAATGGCAGTCTTTTAAAATTGCCAATAAGGCTTTATTTTCCTTCAATTTACCCGTCTATCAACAAATCTATCCACGTTGAAAACGGATTTTTCGTTATGAGATTTGGGTTAAATTCAATTTTTCGTATTTTGCCAAAATTTGCCCTTTCAGATTAAGATAATAGCGAAGGGAGGTGCTGCAATGAATCAAGTCGGATTAGTTGGTCGAATTACAAAAGATCCTTTATTAAAAAAATTATCAGAAGGACGAACGCATGTAAGCTTTACGCTGGCAATTAATAGGAATTTCCGCAATAGTGAAGGAACCATCGAAGCGGATTTTGTCCTTTGCAGTGCATGGGGAAAACTTGCTGAAAGAGTCGCGGAATATTGCGGTAAGGGATCACTTGTTGGCGTGAATGGTAGATTACAGACACGCTCATATACCAATAAGGAAAACATAAAAGTGTACACAACCGAGGTTGTAATTGATGACGTTAGGTTTTACATTTTAAAATCGCCAGGTGACAAAGACTCTCTGGAATCAACTGAAGGTTCACAGGTGGCAGAGTCGTTTGCTAAATTTGAGCATGTTGAAATGAGAGACAACTACGATAAGCTAAATGCATTTGAATTACCAAGAACCGAAACAGAATTACCTGTTAGGTAAATAAAAAAGGATAGCAAAACTATTTTACAAGAATGGACAATTAAATAGGGTTTTCAAGCTTGTAATAAATTTCTCTCTATACTGAATGGAAAACATACCAAAGTTCATCAATTCATTAGGGGATAAATATGAATTGATAAAATTACTTACTTTTATATCATCATTCATCAATCGATAAATAGTTCTAAAGAAAAGGTACTCTCAAACTTGCGTGATTTAAAACATTTAGGTGGGCCGCCGATTCTTTTGGAATGGTGAGGATTGGTTGGAGCCACTTAATATTAAAACCGGAAATTAATAAATTTGCGTGATCCAATAAAGTGAGCTGATCACTGTAATTGGTGTGAGCTACTTAATAAGTAAAACAAAATTCAATAAAACTTGCGTGATCCAATAATATTTAGCTGGGCACTGATTCGTTTGGATGGTGGAGTTGGTGTGAGCTACTTAATAAGTAAAACGATATTCAAAAAACTTGCTTAATCCAATAAAGTGAGCTGATCACTGATTCGTTTGGATGGTAATTGGTGGGAGCTACTTATATGTAAAACAAAATTCAATAAAACTTGCGTGATCCAATATTATTTAGCTGGGCACTAATTCTTTTGGATGGTGGAGTTGGTGTGAGCTACTTATATGTAAAAAGAAATTCAATAAAACTTACGTGATCCAATAATATTTAGCTAGCATCAATTCTTTTTGGATTGGTGATAGGCTCCTAAATTAATTTAACACAGATCTTTGTATATCGCTTGGGTGATTCTACGAAAAACACATATAACAAATCAAAATCATCCCCCTAAAAATAAACATTTAAAGGAGGTGATATTAAAATCACTGCTGACCGACCGCACAGTAGTGATCCATTCTTCCTTAACTCTACATAGTAGAGTATGACAACTGAATATTGCGAGGATAAACAAAAAATCGGTAGGTAATGTAACGGAAAACAGAGCTGAAGAAGAGGACTTCGGCTCTGTTTTTATATTTCTGAGATCAATTAGTTTGTTGGCTTGAGAGTTATGTACGGCTCCCAGAATTATGTCCGTTCGACGGTGGATTTTGTCCACTCATACGGTTGTTAAGTCCACTCCGATCGCGGTTCAGTCCATTCGTTGGAGGATTTTGTCCGGATGTTAGATTTATGTCCGTTCGACTGTGGTTTTTGTCCATTCATACGGTTGTTAAGTCCATTCAGAGCGTGTTTAAGTCCATTCGTTGGAGGATTTTGTCCGGATGTTATATTTATGTCCGTTCGACTGTGGTTTTTGTCCATTCATACGGTTGTTAAGTCCACTCGGAGCGTGTTTAAGTCCATTCGTTGGAGGATTTTGTCCGGATGTTAGATTTATGTCCGTTCGGCGGTGGTTTTTGTCCATTCATACGGTTGTTAAGTCCACTCGGAGCGTGTTTAAGTCCATTCGTTGGAGGATTTTGTCCAGATGTTAGATTTATGTCCGTTCGACTGTGGTTTTTGTCCATTCATACGGTTGTTAAGTCCACTCAGAGAGGTTTAAGCCCATTCGTTGGAGGATTTTGTCCAGATGTTAGATTTATATCCGTTCGACTGTGGTTTTTGTCCATTCATACGGTTGTTAAGTCCATTCAGAGCGCAGTTAAGTCTATTCGTTGGAGGGTTTTGTCCAGATGCTAAATTTATGTCCAGTGAGCGGTGGTTTATGTCTGCTCACTTGTGCGTTAAGTCCATTCAGATCGCAGTTAAGTCTATTCGTTGGAGGGTTATTTTCTGATCACATAATATTCACTGAAATATAATGATTTATCCGCTCAAAATATATCGCTATGTGATCCAAAGCTAAGCCCAAACGATCCAAAGAAATCTATGTGCTCAAAAGAGTCCAATATCCGCCCCAATCAAACAACTAAGCGCTCCAATGATTCGTTTATGTGATCCAATCAAAACTCCATGTGCCCCAAAAGAAAACTCTCTTAAAAAAAACAAAGCTATCCGCTCCAATCATACTACTAAGCGCTCCAATGATTCATTTATGTGATCCAATCAAAACTCCATGTGCCCCAAAGAAAATACGCTTAAAAAAAGACGAAGCTATCCGCTCCAATCATACTACTAAGCGCTCCAATGATTCATTTATGTGATCCAATCAAAACTCCATGTGCCCCAAAGATTACTCGCTTAAAAAAAGACATAATTATCCGCTCAAATCATATCGCTAAGTGATCCAAACAAACTTTATCAGCTCTTAATAAAATCTATATGCCCAAAAGAAATCAATATAAAAAGAGAACGAATTATTCAATATCCAAAATATATCTATCCGCCCGAATCCAGTCATCTAACGCCGAAGCTCCTAACTAAATTTCTAAAAATAAAAAGGAGAGCATTCTCAGCTCTCCTAATCAGTATCCTCATGGAATTCGTCTGCGAATCGAATCATATGTCAAATAGGTTATTCCTACAAAACCCGCACCGCATCCATCACTTCTTAACTCCTCACAACATCCGCATCCAGAGTTAGTAAATCAAGTAGTTCTTCATCTTGCAGTTCTGTTAGCCAGTTGCTTGATTGGATAAGTTCCTCTGATAGGGCGGATTTTAATTCAATCATTTTGTCTATTTTTTCTTCGATTGTGCCGATGGTAATAAATTTATGCACCTGCACGAATTGAGTTTGGCCGATTCGGTATGCGCGGTCTGTTGCTTGATTTTCTACAGCTGGATTCCACCAGCGATCTGCATGCAATACATGGGAAGCAGCCGTCAAATTCAACCCAGTGCCACCAGCTTTTAATGATAACAAGAAAATAGGGAACTCTCCTGCTTGGAACGCGTCGACTAATCGATCTCGTTGGCTTTTTGGCATACTTCCTGTTAAAAACGGTACATCCACATCTAGCAATTCGCTAAAGCAATGCTGCAATAAATGACCCATACCAATATATTGAGTGAAGATCAAACATTGCTCGCCATTCTCCACAATTTCACTAGCAAGCTCGACAATGCTTTTTAGCTTCACAGAGCGCTCCAACATAACGGTCGCATCCTCAAAAGGCTCCTTTAAATAAAGGGCAGGGTGATTACAAAGCTGCTTCAACTTACTCAACATTTGCAAAATTCGGCCCTTCTTCTCAAAGCCACTCATACTTTCCATTCCGACAAGCGTATCCTGAATATACCCTTCATACAGTGCTGCTTGCTCACTCGTTAACGGACAATATTTTTTCGCTTCCAATTTATCTGGTAAGTTTAATTGCAAATCAGGATCATTTTTCGTACGACGTAACAAGAACGGACGAATCTTCATACGTAAAATCTCTTTGTGACGGTCCGATTCATCCCGCTCAATTGGCAATATATACTGTTCCTGGAACTTTCCAAAACTACCTAAATACCCTTTATGAATAAAATCAAAAATCGCCCAAAGCTCAGACAAACGGTTTTCAATCGGTGTTCCAGTTAGGGCAATGTGATGATCGCCCATCAAACGACGTATCGCCTTTGACTGTAGTGTTTGCATATTTTTAATATTTTGCGCTTCATCCAGTACAATCGTTGACCAATTCACACGCTCTAAAAACTCTACATCTTGCGAAACGGTACCATAAGTTGTCAGAACTATATGTGGCTGTGCTTCGCGAATATATTCAACAAACTCATCGTCCTTTGCCCTTGTAGAACTATAATGAGTAGACACACGAAGGGAAGGTGCAAATCGTTCTAATTCCTTTTGCCAATTTCCTAATACCGAAGTTGGACAAACAATAATTGCTGGATCATTAACATCGAGCGCATTCACTGTATGCAAAACATAGCTTATCAGCTGCACCGTCTTCCCAAGTCCCATATCATCTGCAAGCACGGCACCGAATTTTTGCTCGCGCATAAACACAAGCCATTCAAAGCCTTCTTGCTGATAAGGGCGCAATTCAGCCTGCAATGTGCTGGGTACAGCAACTGCTGGTAATCCTTTTTTCTCGGATAACTGATCCACGTAGGTTTTCAATGAACGTTGCATTTCAAAGGCGAACAATGGATCATCTCGTAATGCGTCATCTTCATCTGCTGACTCTTCCTCAGCAGGAGCAGTTAATTCTTCTGGCAACTCGCGGAACAATAATTCACGGACCGTCCAATTTTCTTGCTCTGCCTTATCCATTAACTCACGAATGCCGTTCATCCATTCTGCATCGAGACGGAACCACTCATTTCCAATGCGGACAAATTCACGTTTTTCATTAACCATTTGACGGAACTGTTCCTCAGATATTTGTGAGCCTCCAACAGAAAGATTCCATTTAAAGGTCAAAATATCATCAAGCCCTGCTACTTTTCGAGTCGTCATATTGTTTGCACTTACTCGAACCCGTAATTTTGTTTGTTTCAGCTCTTTCAACCAAGCAGGTAAAATGACCTCAAAGCCAAGTGCTTGAAGCTTCGCAAAATCATTTCGCAATAATTTACGAACATCAGGATCCTCTAGCTCAATGTACAAAAAATGATTTGTAAAGTCGCTAGAAATATTTGCACCTTCAATTTGAATTAAATCGAGCATCTGCTTTTGTAAAGAAACAATCTCATCTGCATAAGGCGTCCACTTTTCTGGTAGTGTATCGGCAATAGGTAAATGACGCTTACGAACAGCAGGCGTCCATACCTTTGCGGTTTTCACATTGCTGATGACCGTTTCCAATAACCACAGTTCCGAATCTT
Above is a genomic segment from Lysinibacillus sp. PLM2 containing:
- the mbl gene encoding MreB-like protein, whose amino-acid sequence is MFSKDIGIDLGTANVLIYVKGKGIVLNEPSVVAIDKNTNRVLAVGEEARQMVGRTPGNIVAIRPLKDGVIADFDVTEAMLKHFLTKLNVKGFLSKPRILICCPTNITSVEQKAIREAAEKSGGKKVYLEEEPKVAAIGAGMDIYQPSGNMVIDIGGGTTDIAVLSMGDIVTSESIKVAGDVFDNDILQYIKKQYKLLIGERTAEQIKMTIGTVFPGGRNDEMEIRGRDLITGLPRTITINSIEIEKALHESVYLIVQAAKNVLERTPPELSADIIDRGIIITGGGGLLHGMDQLLIEELKVPVIIAEKPMDCVAIGTGIMLNNIDRATAKF
- the flhO gene encoding flagellar hook-basal body complex protein FlhO, with product MFKGFYTVASGMIAQQRKTEIITNNMANANTPGYKADQSTIRSFPDMLISAIGNTNIPTEKNLNFQNAQEIGGLNTGVYLQETLANYGQGSLMQTNLTTDVALIDGTLPIDEESGNQGAIFFRLEHPNGGEAYTRNGNFTLDGQGYLVNGNGYYVLSNEGERIYLPNDDFQVAEDGTITFADVNVAQIGVSFSANPDVLVKQDNGLFRTIDGALLPSAYIQEGVAFGLKQSYLEGSNVDAARSMTDLLTAYRAFEANQKVLQAYDQSMQKAVNEIGKV
- the flhP gene encoding flagellar hook-basal body complex protein FlhP, which produces MLRTMITATNTLTQLQQQMDTISNNLANSSTTGYKTKEAQFSELLYQQYNNDELDRTLRQSPVGIRYGVGAKISQIQTNHSQGNLQMTDRDLDLAFTKEKQYFNILMPEGDNGTNLVYSRQGDFYVSPVANGQVMLVNSDGYAVADSDGNPIVFQDQFQNFTLTEDGLLGVSYPNGQTATFELGITEIQKPQVMEHVSDTYIDLPENFAELGLEEQEVLVDMLGANRVNIGVQNGALEQSNVNLSKEMTDLITAQRSYQFNSRAITIADQMLGLINGIR
- the fabZ gene encoding 3-hydroxyacyl-[acyl-carrier-protein] dehydratase FabZ, which gives rise to MLNAEQIQSILPHRYPFLLVDRILELEEGKRAVGIKNVSINEDFFNGHFPGYPVMPGVLIIEALAQVGGVALLNSEQFKGRLAFLTGIDNARFKRQVVPGDQLRLEVEFVRMRGAMGKGHAIATVEGEIACEADILFAIGPAQPKE
- the ywpF gene encoding hypothetical protein, which gives rise to MKTFKMLSFDLIKDDEELNFPLIDGIVINQENSYKSWILEIFISKEHIASFRELQTSREVFDANVVISFPENEPAPFSVVVSEIKEIGEKASVLMKGTVKQVRIKYAEQLLKKLLEKDLAKDELLKQFEKGLRERPRLKES
- a CDS encoding ATP-dependent helicase gives rise to the protein MIDDIRNATPFAKTLRLKIDQQESGFYTVKAFSDENLVRPVSTWLHQLFYRYEPNFFGLYANVENDVLYLSSAEFMDLLSPKYIHPFVQLQGANEDSEKLIGVVKALQLVWNSSALWDYAVFQEDELAFELPSMFGEDAHVKSSLGSNDVDLAELREILSVATKQKLAFSGLMIEDIPSLLPFFKEGGWPLNNERSVGDVRVALRLSEPEEDSELWLLETVISNVKTAKVWTPAVRKRHLPIADTLPEKWTPYADEIVSLQKQMLDLIQIEGANISSDFTNHFLYIELEDPDVRKLLRNDFAKLQALGFEVILPAWLKELKQTKLRVRVSANNMTTRKVAGLDDILTFKWNLSVGGSQISEEQFRQMVNEKREFVRIGNEWFRLDAEWMNGIRELMDKAEQENWTVRELLFRELPEELTAPAEEESADEDDALRDDPLFAFEMQRSLKTYVDQLSEKKGLPAVAVPSTLQAELRPYQQEGFEWLVFMREQKFGAVLADDMGLGKTVQLISYVLHTVNALDVNDPAIIVCPTSVLGNWQKELERFAPSLRVSTHYSSTRAKDDEFVEYIREAQPHIVLTTYGTVSQDVEFLERVNWSTIVLDEAQNIKNMQTLQSKAIRRLMGDHHIALTGTPIENRLSELWAIFDFIHKGYLGSFGKFQEQYILPIERDESDRHKEILRMKIRPFLLRRTKNDPDLQLNLPDKLEAKKYCPLTSEQAALYEGYIQDTLVGMESMSGFEKKGRILQMLSKLKQLCNHPALYLKEPFEDATVMLERSVKLKSIVELASEIVENGEQCLIFTQYIGMGHLLQHCFSELLDVDVPFLTGSMPKSQRDRLVDAFQAGEFPIFLLSLKAGGTGLNLTAASHVLHADRWWNPAVENQATDRAYRIGQTQFVQVHKFITIGTIEEKIDKMIELKSALSEELIQSSNWLTELQDEELLDLLTLDADVVRS